The DNA segment CGCCTCGCGTTTCCGCGCCCGCACGCAGGGGCGCTGGACCTGCCCGCTCGTCGTGCGCTTCCCCTACGGCGGCGGCGTGCGCGCGCTCGAGCACCACTCGGAGAGCCGCGAGGCGATGTACGCGCAGATCCCGGGCTTGAAGGTCGTCGTCCCGTCGGGGCCGCGCAACGCCCGCGCGCTGCTCGTCGCCGCGATCCGCGATCCCGACGCCGTCGTCTTCATGGAGCCGAAGCGCAGCTACCGCGCCTTCCGCGAGGAAGTGCCGGAGGAAGAGGAAGTCCTCGAGCTGGGGAAGGCGAACGTCGAGCGCGAGGGGAGCGACGTCACGCTCGTCTCGTGGGGCGCGACGATGCGCGCGGCGCGGCAGGCGGCGCAGGAGCTGGCCGACGCGCGCGGCGTCTCGGTGGAGTTGGTGGACCTGCTCTCGCTCGCGCCGCTGGACAAGGAGACGATCCGCGCCTCGGTGCGGAAGACGGGACGGCTCGTCGTCGCGCAGGAGGAGCCGCGCAGCTACGGCGTCGCGAGCGAGGTGATCGCCGCCGTGACCGACGACGACGCGTTCTGGCGCCTCGTCGCGCCGCCGCGCCGCGTCGCCGGCTCCGACGTCGTCACGCCCTACTTCGGGCGCGAGGAGAAGTACCTCCCCGACGCGCCGCGGATCGCGCGCGCGCTCGAGGAAGTCCTGGCTTGCTGAGACGCGGCGGGGCGCCGCGGAGGAACGAACGTGTTCGAGTTCAAGCTGCCGGACCTTGGCGAGGGGATCCACGAAGGGGAGATCCTCAAGTGGCACGTGGAGGTCGGCGGGAGCGTCAAGGAGGACGACCCGCTGGTGGACGTGGAGACCGACAAGGCGGCGGTGACGATTCCCTCTCCCAAGGCGGGCCGCGTCGCCGCGATCAACGCCAAGGTCGGCGACACGGCGAAGGTCGGCGCGGTGATCGTCGTCCTCGACGACGGGACCGCCGCCGCCGCGCCGCCCGCGCCTTCGGCAATGGCGGCGACGCCCGCGGCGCCGGCCGCGCCCGCG comes from the bacterium genome and includes:
- a CDS encoding alpha-ketoacid dehydrogenase subunit beta, whose protein sequence is MAKMTMVQAINLALTQEMAKDERVVVLGEDVGVNEGVFRVTAGLHKAYGDARVVDTPLAESAILGTAVGMALAGLRPVAEMQFDGFSYLMWGQLEGHASRFRARTQGRWTCPLVVRFPYGGGVRALEHHSESREAMYAQIPGLKVVVPSGPRNARALLVAAIRDPDAVVFMEPKRSYRAFREEVPEEEEVLELGKANVEREGSDVTLVSWGATMRAARQAAQELADARGVSVELVDLLSLAPLDKETIRASVRKTGRLVVAQEEPRSYGVASEVIAAVTDDDAFWRLVAPPRRVAGSDVVTPYFGREEKYLPDAPRIARALEEVLAC